The Dermacentor variabilis isolate Ectoservices unplaced genomic scaffold, ASM5094787v1 scaffold_12, whole genome shotgun sequence sequence CCCACAGTGAAGTGAAAATACCACAATCAGAGATGGCTGAAAAAACACCTGGTACATGTGATATGGCATGACCAAGGTATAGTCAGAGGTGGTCTCAGTAAAATTTTTGTAGTCAGTGGGCGATAACCTGCCATTCAATACCTTACTATGAATGAAGTGGTACTACTATATCATAGGGGAAATCTAAAAAATTGCCTCTTCACAAGAAAAGCCTCTTGTGAAAAAGGTAAAATGGCAGCTGGAGGAAATGCAGAAAGTGCGACAGAATGACTACTACTTGTGCAAAATTCAGGAGCCTCCACAAAGAATACATATTTTAAAAGTTGTACAAACACTACCACACACATCTTGCAAGTCAAAGGGTGACACTTGGCACGCATTACATTAAGGTTGGTGGGAAACACTTGAAGGTCAATTTGATATCGAAGTCTGTCTCGAAATTCCACAGCTAGCTTCATCATCATTACCATGACATGACAGCTAAATTTGCCAACGTCGTGTAGCATATCATGTCATGATGTATGGACCTCCAAAACTGGTTTGTAAAAACTATTAGTAAGGCATTTAAGGCAGTCTGATGCTTGCcacatttttttggggggggggggggagggtaagaAAGCCTGTACCTTCACTTAATAAAAAACAAATGAGAAGTCGAAAATGTCATGTCACTACTTCCTTAACAGCAATACAAGATTCAATGATCACTTACCGCCAATGTAGATCCAACGGCAATGGTCAGTGTACAAAGCACTGAGAGAGAAGCAAGTGAAGACTGCACATGTAGCCAGAAATGCAGTAGAGATGATAGATGGGTCGACAGACACCACAATATCCAGAAGGGGGCCCATGCCCAAACCTTTAAAAAGGAGGTGAAACAAGCCTCTGTGTGAGATGTTCTTCTGGCTGTGCATACAGAAAGTGTTCAGGAATACAGAAGTTTATATTACAAGAAATACATTTTCATTAAGCCATTAATGAAATTTCTATGCATCAGCTTCGCTTTACTGGTTATCTTTTAACCCAATAGTCAACGTAACATTCTAATTGCTCTAACATTGAGAAATTATAGCGGGTTATACTGATACCAGTTCAATACAATTCTAAGCAAATGCTCATTTCAACATGTTTCTGAGGTCCCAAGTAAAAAGAATGTAGGAGTGTTCATGTACTGTGCACTCAAAGCTCAGCATGCAATGATTCTTCCATTATGCCCCCAGCAgaatgtggccactgtggctgggaCTCGAATCCACTACATCATGCTCGGCAGCAGAACATACCCACTCTCTGCCAACACGGCTTGCTCTAagcaagcgattttttttttcttgcaaagtaTGTTTGGAATTTTTACAAATCTTGTGAAATCCACAAGTAATTAGTCTCGGGAACCACTTTCACTGTAAGCAACACTTCATACCATGGCATCCCATGTCATTTCACTTAGCAAATTTAatgcctgcaaacttaatctTTGACAGTAATATGAGAGCAGATATCAAAGAGGCTGCAAATAAAATTTCATTTACAGTAACGAAAAGCTGAGCATGCTTAAGCCTACTTAAGCAGTGTGAGAGCATTGGCCACCTCTTGCTCTGCAATACATGTTCTCTTTTGCTTCACCTAAGCTTCTTTGCATTCCATATGTTACAAGAGCCATGTAAAGAGAGGACACAAGGGGAGACAACGCAGCATGAtccgataatgaggcacgccttagtgggaggctccagattaattgtgaccacctgggatcctttgaAGTGCACTTAAACCTAAATATATGAGAATTCTTACATCTCACCTACATTGAAATGCAGACACTGCGGCCGAGATGGAACCCGTGACTGTGGGCCCAGCTGCGCACATAGCCACTGAACTACTGAAGTGGGTGCCCAAAGAAGAGGCAGCAAAAGATACAAAACCAGTTTCAAGGCAGGCCTCAGACTAGCCTGCTGCCTCCTGCCTCTGTGCACACCTGCACCCTGGTATGTGCTGGTAGCAGTTCTCAAGGCACACAACACAGGCTTGCTATCTTCAAAGTGCATTTTGTCTCAACACTCATTGGTATGTTGCAAGGTGTGACAGATTTGTGTTAGCCAGCTGCACAGGCTTTTAAGCCAAGTTAATACCACATTTCTATGCCTATAAGCAGCTATCACAGATGACTCCTTTGTTACCTTCCGCTATTCACACTAGTCTTCTGCTTTGGAACAGCCGGATCCTCAGCCACTCTCGGTCTGAGCTGTGGGCAGTGTCTCAGCCAAACATGCTTCAGACATGACAGCGTCAGGAACAAAGATTTGCACAATTTACACGATTAGTGCGACTACATTACCATCATTTATATTTCAAATTTCACAAAAAGGCCAATGCTTAGCACACGGAGAAGTGCAACACAATTAGATTGTCTCAACGTTGTCATACACAACACCATAATAAGCACATGCTGCCTCTTCGCAAAACTGCAATAGACACACCGTAAGAACAACCTTTAAGCATACCATAATTGCACACTGCCCTGGAGCAAAGAAGTGAACTTACACAAAACTACACTTTTAAAAGGGTCTACACTGCCAATGTGTGACCAGTGCTAAGTGCTGTGGTGCCACCTTATAGGTAGAAACCAAATCACTTTCGCAGATCTTGTAGGCCTAATAAGTTCAAAACAAACAGCTGATCTCACTAATGACAATACGTTGGCGATATTTTGTCCACTACATAAAATAAGACTAAGTGAAGCTTTATTTGAACATTAATTTATTTCCGTCCCAACAGAGAGTAAGCAGAAGGGCAAATTCAGATGAAAGCAGGCAATCTGGACGCTACTACTATGTTACACAATCACAATGGCCACTGTGCAAGCTGTTGGCAGATGTCATAGCACGGCCAGATCTTGCAGCTGACCATATTCCCTAACTGACGCTGATTGCGTGGACGGAACCAGCTGACCATATTGAGAGTGCTTTATTTCAACCAGACAAACATGGGAAATTTCAGAGCATTCAGGAGTAGTTGAAAATGAGTAGCTGAAGACACTGCTTCAATTTCTAACATGTAGCTCTTCATACCTGTGGTGAAGGCAAAGCCAACGAGGATGGCCAGACGCACATGCTGGTTCTTGCCATTGTCTGGGACTGCAAAGAGAGCCACCAGGAGGCCAAGGGACAGCAAGGTCGTCAGGAAGTTGCCCTGGAAATAGAAGTAGACCCTGGTTCTCACCGAGTGCATTTAGTCTTCCCTGACTTCCTTGGAACAGTGCACACTGGGGGAAGGTGGAGGAAATGTGCCCCCCTCTCGGAAAATTCAAAGGAAAAGGAGGGAGGACTCTGGCCCTGCTGATTCATGTGAATCAACTCACTTGAACAGTACTCATGATATTCACAATGAGTGAAATACATTAAGTGCTTGGCCAGCACACTTGTCATGCACACTTCTGGCTACCTGCTAATGACGTCCTACTTTAACGTTTTCAGCATATAAGATACCTCCTTGGCAAGAAACATGGTattaagaggaagcattagctaAGGGTCAACTGCGATTTCCcaattcaaatacgtgtaaaatggAGAAATACTCCCATAAGGCAACAGCTGGATCGATTCAAATTAAATTTGTTTTATTTGAGAGAAGGTTTAATTCCAGCAACTCTAGGAAGCAACACTGATTTAGAACCTCATAATAAAAATTGCCACAAATCAGCAAGCGCTAAAGGAATTGCAGCATCTTTACAAATGCATAAATGCACCAAAAGCACATTACGCTTAACTGCATCTGTTGGAGCACTTAGTCAAATGTGAGTTTTTGTGTAATTGTTAAAATACTGAAAATGGTTTTGCAAAATTCCTACTCGCATATCAGTGGTACGCTTGAGAATGGTGCACAATACACCAATTCTGTCCGCTTCATATCTCTTAATGGGTAAAATTTACGTAATTGTGATATCAATATTTATTACTGTGTTAGCGTTCAAAACTTCGCACTTTAGTTCTTTTGTGCAATGTTCAATTTCTTTTAATCgacagcctaaataaaaaatctgcTTCCTACTGTTGCCAGATTTGAACTTTTGCTTTTAAATACAACAAGCCTTATCAGATACGGTGCATTGGATGCTGAGAAAAACAGGTTTCTCCATCCCCATGCTTTCTGTTAAACATCTCTATATGCTTTGAAGCACATAGTAATAATGTGCTTAAATAGAGCAAGGATTTTTGTCTACACAGGAACACAAATTAGCAAGTTCCTTGCCTGCAGGAATTCTGTGAACAGGTGAACATATCCACCGGCTGCAGCTGCCAGGGTAGAAATAGCCAGGCAGCTGTACACATTCTTGAGGTGGTCACGTACTGGCTTCTCCCTATATATGGCAACAAGGTTGCACACAATTACCCAAAAGCTTTGAAAATGACTAATTACAGCAGCTGCATCGTACATGATTAACGCAGTAGATGATTCAGGAAGCACAACTGTAGCACAGCGTAAATAACTCACTGCCATGAAAATATTTCAGTGGTTATTGTTCCAATAGAGATGACACCTTTTCCACAAAataataactgaaaaaaaaagaaaagctggcaCCAAGAAAGGAGGGGTATGAGAGGAGGTGGCTTCTTTTTGTGATAAGTATTGTTTGCAAAAATGCCAACAAAATAATAATGAAGTGGCAAAACGCCAAGTACAACTTTGCATGGCTAATTTATCAACAAACTTCATATAAAATTTCATGCACTTCAATAATCCTTATGCTATTGTTGTTGCAAGTTATTTCCTTCACAATGTACAGTAATTACTAGACTGCAAACAATCCTTAAACAATCCAACATAAGCCTTGGCAGCAACATGTGTATATGCTTAAAGGAATTCTGGAAAGCTTGAAAAATTGGGAATGCATTAGCTTGGCAACAATTCATTTGTCTGCGGTGTATGAACGCCtgacagaatgcttgcaatgcaGCTTATGTCTACTTTGGGTGAAGCGGAAAATGGCACGTCAGTGTGGGGACCAACCCAGCAGCCAGCActgtgagggaaaaaaaaaagttttgttgtaGGGAAAACCAGCCAGGTGGCAATCCTGTTGCAGAATGCAGTGCACACAAGCAGTCTGAGAAAATTGCCAAGATGGAACAATGTAATAATCAAAATTATGTGCTTTGCTAAAAAGACCAGCTGCAGCAGGTGTGTGTCAACAAGAACCTAGATACAGATCAAGCAGCACACAAataaattaatttaaaaaaaaaagaagcaagctcaCACTGCATATAATTTTTCGCATGGAGCACATGCGAATGAGACTTTGCTACGCAACACAATACACTTCTTATGCAGGCTAATAAACGCTGACACTGATCCTGAATGCCCTGCATTGTATGGACAATAAAACGAGCTGCAACAGAGATTGATGGACCAACAATAATGCTGGCAAGTTAGGCCAGGAAGATACTTGCAGCATCAAATCATGCAGATAATGAAGCTGCATTTCCTTGATGTAGATAGCAAACAATAACGATCTGACTGATTCAAACAATGCAATACAGTGAGCACATTGTCTGTGTGagattaaaaaataaaatttacaaaTATACCAATAAATTTTCAAAATCTGTGACAATTCTATCACATGTTCAAACCAAATAAAGGCTGCTGATTTACAAGATATATGTTCGCTTTGCCATGTGCATGACTTGCTGCATTAGTCTCGCGTATCTCCCTTCATGTAAATTCGACAGCCTTACTATTGTGAATGAAACTTCTTATATTGTAAATGTATGTGTGTGCTTTAAAATTTGCTACCGGGGTTTAATGACTGCTTATCTTCTGTAGGAGCTACCATGTGCCCTATTTTTTCTATAGTATGTAGAGCAAAATCTGACCGTTATCAGCACAGAAGAACACCCTATATGCTCGTGCAGCGTGCACAATCTTAAAACCAGAAGAAGCGCTGTAGTGCAATACTACAACCGTCCAAAATTCTGCGGCACtacgaaataaaataaacagaCACTTCGGCACATAATCAAACTTTACACAATTCAGGTACTGATAGCAGGTCTGCACTACGGTATGTCCTTGCTCCCCAAT is a genomic window containing:
- the BI-1 gene encoding bax Inhibitor-1 isoform X1, with protein sequence MEATFNMNAFVNSFNNRLEKPVRDHLKNVYSCLAISTLAAAAGGYVHLFTEFLQGNFLTTLLSLGLLVALFAVPDNGKNQHVRLAILVGFAFTTGLGMGPLLDIVVSVDPSIISTAFLATCAVFTCFSLSALYTDHCRWIYIGGTLMSVLSIMSLFSLVNLFMGSFFLFQTNLYLGVALFCGFVLYDTQIIIEKRKRGERDYIRHSVDLFLDFISIFRRLLIILTQKKSENDSDDEEKKHSGGHAKY
- the BI-1 gene encoding bax Inhibitor-1 isoform X2, which codes for MEATFNMNAFVNSFNNRLEKPVRDHLKNVYSCLAISTLAAAAGGYVHLFTEFLQGNFLTTLLSLGLLVALFAVPDNGKNQHVRLAILVGFAFTTGLGMGPLLDIVVSVDPSIISTAFLATCAVFTCFSLSALYTDHCRWIYIGGTLMSVLSIMSLFSLVNLFMGSFFLFQTNLYLGVALFCGFVLYDTQIIIEKRKRGERDYIRHSVDLFLDFISIFRRLLIILTQKESSRREKRN